One genomic segment of Labeo rohita strain BAU-BD-2019 chromosome 14, IGBB_LRoh.1.0, whole genome shotgun sequence includes these proteins:
- the fgf18a gene encoding fibroblast growth factor 18a isoform X1, whose product MWAFLSTVAVLYIQMMLVMCNPLQVFGVDGVNFSVHVENQTRARDAMSRRHHRVYQLYSRTSGKHVQVFGRKISARGEDGDKYAQLVVEADTFGSQVRIRGKETNYYLCMNRRGKLVGKKASNRSADCVFIEKVLENNYTALMSARYTGWYVGFTKRGRPRRGPHTLPNQQDVHFMKRFPPGEQPDLTPFRFTTVSKRSKKVRAARPR is encoded by the exons ATGTGGGCCTTTCTCTCCACGGTGGCTGTCTT GTATATCCAGATGATGCTGGTCATGTGTAATCCTCTACAG GTGTTTGGAGTGGACGGGGTGAATTTCAGTGTGCACGTGGAGAATCAGACTCGTGCACGAGATGCCATGAGCCGGCGACATCATCGCGTGTACCAGCTTTACAGCCGCACCAGTGGGAAACACGTTCAGGTGTTCGGACGCAAAATCAGCGCCCGCGGAGAGGACGGAGACAAATATg CCCAGCTCGTAGTGGAGGCAGACACCTTCGGCAGCCAGGTGCGAATCCGAGGGAAGGAAACCAATTATTACCTGTGTATGAACCGCAGAGGGAAACTCGTAGGCAAG AAGGCCAGCAATCGTAGCGCAGACTGCGTCTTCATCGAGAAAGTTCTGGAAAACAACTACACAGCGCTAATGTCAGCACGCTACACAGGGTGGTATGTGGGCTTTACCAAAAGAGGGCGCCCTCGCCGTGGTCCGCACACGCTCCCCAACCAGCAGGACGTCCACTTCATGAAGCGCTTTCCACCTGGAGAGCAGCCGGATTTAACGCCGTTCCGCTTCACCACCGTCAGCAAGAGGAGCAAGAAAGTCCGTGCGGCGCGACCGCGCTAA
- the fgf18a gene encoding fibroblast growth factor 18a isoform X2, which yields MWAFLSTVAVLYIQMMLVMCNPLQVFGVDGVNFSVHVENQTRARDAMSRRHHRVYQLYSRTSGKHVQVFGRKISARGEDGDKYAQLVVEADTFGSQVRIRGKETNYYLCMNRRGKLVGKASNRSADCVFIEKVLENNYTALMSARYTGWYVGFTKRGRPRRGPHTLPNQQDVHFMKRFPPGEQPDLTPFRFTTVSKRSKKVRAARPR from the exons ATGTGGGCCTTTCTCTCCACGGTGGCTGTCTT GTATATCCAGATGATGCTGGTCATGTGTAATCCTCTACAG GTGTTTGGAGTGGACGGGGTGAATTTCAGTGTGCACGTGGAGAATCAGACTCGTGCACGAGATGCCATGAGCCGGCGACATCATCGCGTGTACCAGCTTTACAGCCGCACCAGTGGGAAACACGTTCAGGTGTTCGGACGCAAAATCAGCGCCCGCGGAGAGGACGGAGACAAATATg CCCAGCTCGTAGTGGAGGCAGACACCTTCGGCAGCCAGGTGCGAATCCGAGGGAAGGAAACCAATTATTACCTGTGTATGAACCGCAGAGGGAAACTCGTAGGCAAG GCCAGCAATCGTAGCGCAGACTGCGTCTTCATCGAGAAAGTTCTGGAAAACAACTACACAGCGCTAATGTCAGCACGCTACACAGGGTGGTATGTGGGCTTTACCAAAAGAGGGCGCCCTCGCCGTGGTCCGCACACGCTCCCCAACCAGCAGGACGTCCACTTCATGAAGCGCTTTCCACCTGGAGAGCAGCCGGATTTAACGCCGTTCCGCTTCACCACCGTCAGCAAGAGGAGCAAGAAAGTCCGTGCGGCGCGACCGCGCTAA